The Arachis duranensis cultivar V14167 chromosome 2, aradu.V14167.gnm2.J7QH, whole genome shotgun sequence genome has a window encoding:
- the LOC107473584 gene encoding autophagy-related protein 9, translated as MFGRQRDASSFSIFKWKNKGKSSVTEGLLQDVPPEVELSDYRRLPSPGSESPSGLLNGESLNVEPIADLDLFFERLYSYYCEKGLWCIITKWIVELLSLGFTICFSGFFLLYVDWNGLRNAKCGMDAVESGMKPCDLSKEALNRHPLTPLTLTKVIIVGYLGIFSTYWIFCFLRFFAQLKDVLEIRQFYYDSLHVTDNEIQTMPWATIIEKVVLVQSSRQLCVVKDLSAHDMVMRLMRKENYLIGMLNKGVLAFPISQWVPGAGPKVKSDPNGTEHRLILTKTLEWTLNWCILQSMFDRNFYVRRDFVSNPRTLRKRLTVVGLAMLFLSPFLVIFMLVYLFLRHAEQFYNHPSTASSRRWSNLSRWIFREFNEVEHFFKHRINSSVVHASDYLKQFPTPIISIIAKFISFVSGGFAAILIIIAFLDESLLEGHIFGRNLFWYAAVFGTITAISRAAISNELLVLDPEGAMSMVVHHTHYMPKRWRGKESTEMVRIEFETLFQYTGMMLLEEMASIFLTPYLLLFVVPKRVDDILQFIQDFTVDVEGVGHVCSFSVFNFQEHGNSSYGSPYNAPRSRRSSQGKMEKSFLSFQSSYPSWEPNAEGKQVLLNLKTFREQKLHGHGHGQGNGYGDRDIYSPPRTWRCSPNFGSNGDRNRFVSRDMPFATGNHLGSLWLIESNPNNHPYLLDWYYTSQPHGVTSRDIPDDPFEVTEHHPGNWMASNTTQNEPGYEHYLNDFCDDRATSHLGASTSAPIFKESLIEDRNANNLLPTTRSHWWARSRQGQGGQGQTSFFEPPDFNHQNAFNYHDRFSDRGSEGQDEEEQQNLHWRDYNHQLSRTALIDDLEAGAMNLHFDDIYSAPPENHTVNPNISRSF; from the exons ATGTTTGGCAGACAAAGAGATGCAAGTTCTTTCAGTATCTTCAAATGGAAAAATAAAGGTAAATCATCAGTAACAGAAGGTTTACTTCAGGATGTTCCACCAGAGGTCGAATTGTCTGATTATAGAAGGTTACCGAGTCCAGGCAGTGAAAGCCCTTCAGGGCTTCTTAATGGCGAGAGCCTAAATGTTGAACCGATCGCTGATTTGGATCTCTTCTTTGAAAGGCTTTACAGCTACTACTGTGAAAAGGGGCTTTGGTGCATCATTACAAAGTGGATTGTTGAACTTCTTAGTCTAGGATTCACCATATGCTTTTCAGGCTTCTTTTTGTTATATGTTGATTGGAATGGGCTCCGTAATGCGAAATGTGGGATGGATGCAGTTGAATCCGGAATGAAGCCCTGTGATCTTTCTAAAGAAGCTCTTAATAGACACCCTTTAACCCCGCTAACGCTGACGAAAGTTATCATTGTTGGATACCTAGGAATATTTTCTACATATTGGATATTCTGCTTCTTGAGGTTCTTTGCTCAACTAAAGGATGTTCTGGAAATCCGACAGTTTTACTATGATAG TCTTCATGTTACCGACAATGAAATTCAAACCATGCCATGGGCTACGATTATTGAAAAGGTTGTTCTGGTGCAAAGTTCACGACAGCTGTGTGTCGTAAAGGATCTTTCTGCTCATGACATGGTGATGAGGTTGATGCGGAAGGAGAACTACTTGATTGGAATGCTTAACAAGGGTGTGCTTGCTTTTCCAATCTCTCAATGGGTCCCCGGTGCTGGTCCTAAAGTGAAATCTGATCCAAATGGAACAGAGCATCGTCTAATACTAACCAAGACCCTGGAGTGGACTTTGAATTGGTGCATACTGCAAAGCATGTTTGATAG AAACTTTTACGTCCGAAGGGATTTTGTGTCGAATCCAAGGACATTAAGGAAGAGGCTTACGGTTGTGGGGCTTGCAATGCTTTTCCTTTCTCCATTTCTTGTCATATTCATGCTAGTATATCTCTTCCTAAGGCATGCTGAACAATTTTATAATCACCCAAGTACAGCTTCATCTCGAAGATGGTCAAATTTGTCAAGGTGGATCTTTAGGGAATTCAATGAG GTGGAACATTTCTTCAAGCATCGGATTAATAGCAGTGTAGTACATGCTTCCGATTATCTGAAGCAGTTTCCTACGCCTATCATATCCATCATTGCAAAATTCATCTCTTTTGTATCCGGTGGCTTTGCTGCAATCCTTATCATCATCGCTTTCCTGGACGAGTCTCTGCTTGAGGGTCAT ATATTTGGTCGGAACTTGTTTTGGTATGCTGCTGTTTTTGGAACTATAACTGCCATTAGCCGAGCTGCAATTTCGAATGAGCTTCTGGTCTTAGACCCCGAAGGAGCAATGTCTATGGTAGTTCATCATACACATTATATGCCAAAGAGATGGCGTGGCAAAGAAAGTACTGAAATGGTTCGAATTGAGTTCGAAACCTTATTCCAG TATACTGGGATGATGTTACTCGAGGAGATGGCTTCAATTTTCCTCACTCCATACTTACTTCTGTTCGTTGTTCCGAAG CGAGTTGATGATATATTGCAGTTCATTCAAGACTTCACTGTGGATGTCGAAGGTGTTGGTCATGTTTGCAG TTTCAGCGTCTTCAATTTTCAAGAGCATGGAAACAGTAGTTATGGTTCCCCTTACAATGCGCCTCGCAGCCGGAGGAGTTCTCAGGGCAAGATGGAGAAATCATTTTTGAG CTTTCAGAGTAGTTACCCTTCATGGGAACCAAATGCTGAAGGGAAGCAAGTCTTGTTAAATCTGAAAACCTTCAGAGAACAAAAGTTACATGGACATGGACACGGACAAGGAAATGGATACGGAGACAGGGACATATATTCCCCTCCTAGAACATGGAGATGTAGCCCTAACTTTGGAAGCAATGGAGACAGAAACAGGTTTGTGTCCCGGGATATGCCGTTTGCAACCGGCAATCATTTAGGTTCGTTGTGGCTAATCGAGTCTAATCCAAACAACCATCCCTATCTTCTCGATTGGTACTATACTTCTCAACCACATGGCGTAACATCGAGGGATATTCCGGACGATCCATTTGAAGTAACCGAGCATCATCCCGGAAATTGGATGGCTTCCAACACGACACAAAACGAACCTGGCTACGAACATTACTTGAATGACTTTTGTGACGATCGAGCCACTTCTCATCTCGGGGCTTCTACTTCAGCCCCCATCTTTAAGGAAAGCCTGATTGAGGATCGAAATGCGAACAATCTGCTGCCAACGACACGGAGCCATTGGTGGGCTAGAAGCCGTCAGGGGCAGGGCGGCCAGGGTCAAACAAGCTTCTTCGAGCCTCCGGATTTCAATCACCAAAATGCTTTTAATTACCATGACAGATTTTCTGATAGAGGGTCAGAGGGTcaagatgaagaagaacaacaaaacTTGCACTGGAGAGATTATAATCACCAACTCTCAAGAACAGCACTCATAGATGACTTAGAAGCAGGAGCAATGAATCTTCATTTTGATGATATTTATAGCGCACCTCCAGAAAATCACACTGTAAATCCAAACATTTCTAGAAGCTTTTGA